A single window of Paenibacillus sp. FSL H8-0537 DNA harbors:
- the thiE gene encoding thiamine phosphate synthase translates to MKDFRLYAITGEEFHPGRDLIEVMEEAIYGGVDIIQLRDKSGDKPAILEKARALRELTRKHGVTFIVNDYIDIALEVDADGIHLGQGDVPLVEARKLVGDKIIGISTHAIEEALLAEEQGADYIGVGPVFPTKTKVDVVDPVTVEYVREVADKVKIPFVAIGGIKLRNVDEVIAAGATRICAVSEIVGSSDISGTCRSFLDKLDKWGES, encoded by the coding sequence ATGAAGGATTTTCGTTTATATGCGATTACAGGCGAGGAATTTCATCCGGGCCGCGATTTGATCGAGGTGATGGAGGAAGCGATTTACGGCGGCGTTGATATTATTCAGCTGCGCGACAAGTCGGGCGACAAGCCAGCCATTTTGGAAAAAGCGCGGGCGCTTCGCGAGCTGACCCGGAAGCATGGCGTAACCTTTATCGTCAATGACTACATTGATATTGCGCTGGAAGTGGATGCGGACGGCATTCATCTGGGACAAGGCGATGTGCCGCTGGTGGAAGCACGCAAGCTTGTGGGCGATAAAATCATCGGCATTTCCACGCACGCCATTGAAGAGGCGCTGCTTGCCGAGGAGCAAGGTGCCGACTACATCGGTGTCGGTCCAGTATTTCCAACCAAGACGAAGGTCGACGTTGTTGATCCGGTAACGGTTGAATACGTGCGCGAGGTAGCGGATAAGGTGAAAATTCCATTTGTCGCAATCGGCGGCATTAAGCTGCGCAATGTGGATGAAGTGATTGCGGCTGGCGCGACGCGCATTTGTGCGGTTAGCGAAATTGTTGGCAGCAGCGATATTTCCGGCACCTGCCGCTCTTTTCTAGACAAGCTGGATAAATGGGGAGAGTCGTAA
- the thiS gene encoding sulfur carrier protein ThiS has protein sequence MELVINGVKQELAAKTIEEVIAHFGLAGKPVVVEADGAVLTQEQWEATEVREGMKIELVHFVGGG, from the coding sequence ATGGAACTAGTCATTAACGGTGTGAAGCAGGAGCTGGCAGCGAAGACGATTGAAGAGGTCATTGCCCATTTTGGCCTCGCGGGCAAGCCGGTTGTCGTTGAAGCTGACGGAGCGGTGCTGACCCAGGAGCAATGGGAAGCAACCGAGGTTCGTGAAGGCATGAAAATCGAGCTTGTACATTTTGTAGGAGGAGGCTAA
- the thiD gene encoding bifunctional hydroxymethylpyrimidine kinase/phosphomethylpyrimidine kinase has product MSVHENGQAPRSVPTALTIAGSDSGGGAGIQADLKTFQELGVFGMSAVTAITAQNTLGVQGVFPLSVEAVVQQMYSVGSDIGVDALKTGMLFNSEIITAVAATIAELGWKNVVVDPVMIAKGGASLLQEEAIRAMTDKLLPVTTVITPNIPEAEKLTGIAIVTADDKREAAKRLAGYGAGYVIIKGGHDTGEEAIDLLYDGSGFTELAGKRVATARTHGTGCTFSAALAAGLAEGADMEAAMRQAKAFIQAAIEDGIQIGGGHGPTNHWAYQRSKRALQAPL; this is encoded by the coding sequence ATGAGCGTACATGAGAATGGGCAGGCACCACGCAGCGTCCCGACTGCTTTGACGATTGCGGGCTCGGACAGCGGCGGCGGGGCGGGCATTCAAGCGGATCTGAAAACCTTTCAGGAGCTTGGCGTATTCGGCATGTCCGCGGTGACCGCGATTACTGCGCAAAATACACTTGGTGTGCAGGGTGTATTTCCGCTCAGCGTGGAAGCCGTTGTGCAGCAAATGTATTCGGTCGGCTCGGATATTGGCGTCGATGCGCTGAAGACGGGCATGCTGTTCAATAGCGAGATCATTACGGCTGTTGCCGCAACGATTGCCGAGCTTGGCTGGAAAAATGTTGTCGTAGACCCGGTTATGATCGCCAAAGGCGGAGCCTCGCTGCTGCAAGAGGAAGCTATCCGGGCGATGACGGACAAGCTGCTGCCTGTAACGACGGTGATTACGCCGAACATACCGGAAGCGGAGAAGCTGACGGGCATTGCAATTGTCACGGCGGACGATAAGCGGGAAGCGGCGAAACGGCTCGCTGGATATGGAGCGGGCTACGTTATTATTAAGGGCGGCCACGATACGGGCGAGGAAGCTATCGATCTGCTGTATGACGGCAGCGGCTTTACCGAGCTGGCAGGCAAACGCGTTGCAACGGCCCGCACGCATGGCACGGGCTGTACCTTTTCGGCGGCGCTTGCGGCAGGACTTGCCGAAGGAGCGGATATGGAAGCGGCGATGCGCCAAGCGAAGGCGTTTATTCAAGCGGCCATCGAGGACGGCATTCAGATTGGCGGGGGGCATGGACCGACGAACCACTGGGCGTACCAGCGCAGCAAGCGAGCATTGCAAGCCCCCCTATAG
- the thiO gene encoding glycine oxidase ThiO, whose product MGERIVIMGGGIIGLSCAFELRSRGYQVTVLEIGSCGGQASGAAAGMLAPFSENVEGPDDFFRLCAQSLRLYPSFTDRVKQVSDLPFEYTESGSMYIAYHDADILALEGRLRWQREYGSSGSLLEGGDVFRLEPKLSGKVRAALYTPEESHLYAPHYVKALEDACRLMDVHIHEHLEQVAIKDWQSSVVLEAADGRVFEGDRLVVCSGAWAQQLEAAFGLRIPVYPIRGQICAYMAEEKPVHHMVFCNQGYLVAKENNTLVCGASEDIAGFETTVTEKGIERLRKWNKQAFPFLETWTPFHTWAGLRPSTQDGFPLLGALAQSGRVVMAVGHYRNGILLSPVTAQLVADSVEGKKLPDFMRAFAPERFS is encoded by the coding sequence ATGGGAGAACGAATTGTAATCATGGGCGGCGGCATTATTGGCTTATCCTGTGCGTTCGAGCTGCGCAGCCGCGGCTATCAGGTGACTGTGCTGGAAATTGGCAGCTGCGGGGGACAGGCATCCGGAGCGGCTGCGGGGATGCTGGCTCCTTTTTCGGAAAATGTAGAGGGGCCGGATGATTTTTTTCGCTTATGTGCGCAGAGCTTGCGGCTTTATCCTTCCTTTACAGACCGCGTAAAGCAGGTTTCCGACCTGCCTTTCGAATATACCGAATCTGGAAGCATGTATATCGCTTACCATGATGCGGATATTTTGGCGCTTGAAGGCAGGCTGCGCTGGCAGCGGGAGTATGGTTCGTCGGGCAGCCTGCTTGAGGGTGGCGACGTATTTCGGCTGGAGCCAAAGCTGTCAGGCAAGGTGCGGGCAGCGCTGTATACGCCGGAGGAAAGCCATCTGTATGCGCCGCATTATGTTAAAGCGCTGGAGGATGCCTGCCGCTTGATGGATGTTCACATTCATGAGCATTTGGAGCAGGTTGCGATTAAGGACTGGCAGAGCTCGGTCGTGCTGGAAGCAGCGGACGGGCGTGTTTTTGAAGGGGACCGGCTCGTTGTATGCTCGGGAGCTTGGGCGCAGCAGCTGGAAGCTGCATTTGGCCTTCGCATTCCGGTCTATCCGATTCGCGGACAAATTTGCGCCTATATGGCGGAGGAAAAGCCCGTTCATCATATGGTGTTTTGCAATCAAGGCTATCTCGTGGCCAAGGAAAATAATACGCTCGTATGCGGCGCTTCTGAGGATATAGCTGGATTCGAGACGACCGTTACGGAGAAGGGCATTGAACGCCTGCGAAAATGGAACAAGCAAGCTTTCCCGTTTCTCGAAACGTGGACGCCATTCCACACCTGGGCGGGCCTTCGCCCATCCACGCAGGATGGTTTTCCGCTGCTTGGTGCGCTCGCGCAATCGGGCCGCGTCGTGATGGCGGTAGGGCATTACCGCAATGGGATTTTGCTCAGTCCGGTTACAGCACAGCTCGTGGCTGATAGCGTAGAAGGCAAGAAGCTGCCGGACTTCATGCGGGCATTCGCTCCTGAGCGTTTCAGCTAG
- a CDS encoding thiazole synthase, with product MKPDVWHIGNHELTSRFFIGTGLFPSPYVQREAIEASGAEVLTFAIRRINLEATEDDSILQHLQGKSYQYLPNTSGASTAEEAVRIARLARASGLSDWIKVEISANERTLLPDPIETLKATEILVKEGFTVLPYTSDDPVICKRLEEAGAAAVMPGAAPIGTGLGILNPYNLGLIVEEAKVPIIVDAGLGSVSDVTQAMELGVAGVLMNTPVAKAKDPAGMARAMRLGIEAGRLAYLSGRISKKRYASASSGYEEFKLK from the coding sequence ATGAAACCGGATGTATGGCATATTGGCAACCATGAACTAACGTCACGATTTTTTATCGGCACCGGGCTTTTCCCAAGCCCTTATGTACAGAGGGAGGCGATTGAGGCGTCAGGCGCCGAGGTGCTGACGTTCGCTATTCGCCGCATTAACTTGGAGGCGACCGAGGACGATTCGATTCTTCAGCATTTGCAAGGGAAGTCGTATCAATATTTGCCGAATACTTCAGGGGCAAGCACGGCGGAGGAAGCGGTGCGGATTGCACGTCTTGCGCGGGCTTCGGGTCTCAGTGACTGGATCAAGGTCGAGATTAGCGCCAATGAACGCACGCTGCTGCCTGATCCGATTGAAACACTGAAGGCGACGGAAATTCTCGTAAAAGAGGGCTTTACCGTCCTTCCGTACACGTCGGATGATCCGGTTATTTGCAAGCGGCTGGAGGAAGCGGGTGCTGCGGCTGTAATGCCGGGAGCGGCTCCAATTGGCACGGGTCTTGGTATTTTGAATCCTTATAATTTGGGCCTTATTGTAGAGGAAGCGAAGGTTCCGATTATCGTCGATGCCGGACTTGGCTCGGTCAGCGATGTTACGCAGGCAATGGAGCTTGGCGTGGCGGGCGTGCTGATGAATACACCGGTTGCGAAGGCGAAAGATCCGGCAGGCATGGCGCGGGCGATGAGGCTCGGCATCGAAGCTGGCCGTCTGGCTTATTTGTCCGGCCGTATTTCGAAGAAGCGTTATGCTTCGGCAAGCAGCGGTTACGAGGAGTTTAAGCTGAAATAA
- a CDS encoding methyl-accepting chemotaxis protein, whose protein sequence is MFFKLLSPFTALMSKLKYAQKFMVVSALFMIPLVLLLVLWVSEQQGNIKYIKKEHEGVAYIKDIMPLMLQVQQHRGLSSGLLNGNPDAKAEVDAKSQEIAGLIQTLDPAIKASGMAGAQELWEAWKQQWTQLDSSNATMKADDSFDNHSTLVLDLTNIMNKLSDESGLSLDTQMDSYYLGSMFVQQIPALMEHAALIRGKGNGVLTSKAMGDDEEIKLRLEAEMINYSLTNMNKSLSSALSWNEALIPSLEKSGAMTATSLKSFVALLKTGVLNGSNLTMDGSEFFKSGTASIGVLNDFYVQVNTELEQVLQQRIDELTATRNMLLGLTALSLLLVAIFYVAFYRNVMVTVAALRNRADAMAKGDFSKELNLETRDELRQVGLSFNEMIRSLNGLLRRNQIVSEQAAASSEELTAISHESTQAMKQIAESIQGVSEGTDVQRVSADETSKAMNEMAVGITRIAEAASEVADAAVKVTGNAQVGEEQLGQTVRQMNSIQASAVRSGEVVSKLDEHSAQIGQIVQAVMAIAKQTQLLSLNANIEAARAGEHGRGFSVVASEVGKLAEQTSESVQTISELVRDIRTLVSENVKAMSEMKSETASGLASIEQANTTIGDILHEVRSMSDQIQEVSAAAEEISAGMEEVTASVGEVANISNKTSDEAETMAAATEEQLASMEEIQASAEALRDMAQQLQDDLSHFVLSSEDTQQMKAG, encoded by the coding sequence ATGTTTTTTAAATTATTAAGTCCTTTCACAGCTCTTATGTCCAAGTTGAAGTATGCACAGAAGTTCATGGTCGTTAGTGCTCTGTTTATGATCCCGCTGGTTTTGCTGCTTGTTCTATGGGTTAGCGAGCAGCAAGGAAACATTAAGTATATTAAAAAAGAACATGAAGGCGTGGCTTATATTAAAGATATAATGCCGCTTATGCTCCAAGTGCAGCAGCACCGTGGGCTATCATCCGGCTTGTTGAATGGAAATCCTGATGCCAAGGCAGAGGTAGATGCCAAATCACAGGAAATTGCGGGCTTGATTCAAACGCTAGACCCAGCTATAAAAGCGTCAGGCATGGCGGGGGCGCAGGAGCTGTGGGAGGCCTGGAAGCAGCAGTGGACACAATTGGATTCGAGCAACGCTACGATGAAGGCTGACGACAGTTTTGACAACCATTCCACGCTTGTTTTAGATTTAACTAATATTATGAACAAGCTCTCTGATGAATCGGGCCTGTCCCTTGATACGCAGATGGATTCTTATTATTTGGGTTCTATGTTCGTGCAGCAAATTCCTGCGCTCATGGAGCATGCGGCGCTTATTCGCGGCAAAGGAAATGGTGTGCTTACCAGCAAAGCAATGGGGGATGACGAAGAAATCAAGCTTCGTTTGGAAGCGGAAATGATTAATTATTCCCTGACGAATATGAATAAGTCGCTGAGCAGCGCTTTAAGCTGGAACGAGGCACTGATACCATCATTGGAGAAAAGTGGCGCGATGACTGCGACATCGCTCAAAAGCTTTGTAGCGCTGCTTAAAACAGGTGTCCTTAACGGCTCTAACTTGACCATGGATGGGTCGGAGTTTTTTAAGTCGGGAACGGCGTCGATTGGTGTGTTAAACGACTTTTATGTCCAGGTGAATACAGAGCTTGAGCAGGTGCTCCAGCAGCGTATCGATGAGCTGACGGCGACTCGAAATATGCTGCTTGGCTTGACGGCTCTGTCCTTGCTGCTCGTGGCTATTTTCTACGTGGCTTTCTACCGTAATGTGATGGTAACGGTGGCTGCACTCCGTAATCGTGCGGATGCAATGGCGAAAGGCGACTTTTCCAAAGAACTCAATTTGGAAACGCGGGATGAGCTGCGTCAGGTCGGCCTGTCATTTAATGAAATGATTCGCTCCTTGAATGGGCTGCTGCGGAGAAACCAGATCGTATCTGAGCAGGCAGCGGCTTCGTCGGAGGAGCTCACAGCTATTTCACATGAATCGACGCAGGCGATGAAGCAAATTGCCGAGTCGATTCAAGGGGTATCCGAAGGAACGGACGTACAGCGCGTATCGGCGGATGAAACGTCGAAAGCGATGAATGAAATGGCGGTTGGCATTACCCGAATCGCCGAAGCAGCATCGGAAGTGGCGGACGCTGCGGTCAAGGTGACGGGCAACGCTCAAGTAGGCGAAGAGCAGCTTGGACAGACGGTACGCCAAATGAACAGTATTCAAGCATCGGCTGTCCGTTCGGGCGAGGTCGTCTCCAAGCTGGATGAGCATTCGGCGCAAATTGGCCAAATCGTGCAAGCGGTTATGGCGATAGCCAAGCAGACGCAGCTATTGTCGCTGAATGCGAATATTGAAGCAGCGAGAGCTGGCGAGCATGGACGGGGCTTTAGCGTCGTAGCCTCCGAAGTAGGCAAGCTGGCCGAGCAGACGAGTGAGTCGGTGCAGACGATATCTGAGCTGGTCAGAGATATTCGGACGCTGGTGAGCGAGAATGTGAAGGCGATGAGCGAGATGAAATCGGAGACGGCTTCTGGTCTTGCCTCTATTGAGCAGGCAAATACGACGATTGGCGATATTTTGCATGAGGTTCGCTCGATGAGCGATCAAATTCAGGAAGTGTCGGCAGCCGCCGAGGAAATTTCCGCAGGCATGGAAGAGGTCACGGCATCGGTTGGCGAAGTAGCGAACATCTCGAATAAAACGTCGGATGAGGCGGAAACGATGGCCGCAGCTACGGAGGAGCAGCTTGCGTCGATGGAGGAAATTCAAGCATCGGCGGAAGCGCTGCGCGATATGGCCCAGCAGCTGCAGGATGATCTCAGCCACTTCGTACTGAGCAGCGAGGACACACAGCAAATGAAGGCTGGATAG